ataagattataatttttgtgttatattttttttaaaatataaatatatgatactattataatttaaatcattaatacttataaattaagaataaaataatttaacaagtaataactatttataaaaagttgtgtattaaatagatattcttataaaaagttattttcaatattttccaTATAATCCAATAGCAATTAAATATTTACCAAATAAGTTAACATGGacaaattcatatatttatcaagtttacaaaacaataatataatttcttttaataaattaaaaaatctaaatatttataatagctTGAGTTATATTATGGTTGTAACATCTCGATTTAGGATACTACGTGTGTAAGTAAAAGAACAGTATTTGATTAAGATAAATATAACTTTGATAACATTCCaatatagtaaaatatttaaagaccTCTTTACGTcgttataaaattaattaaaactggTAGAAATAATAAACAATCTCAATACAACTTGAAATATCGTACTAAAACTcctaaacataatttatttaaaagaaataaagtttgaaaacgACGAAAATAATTCCTTACTCGCCTCTCTATCTACatttcatcatcaccatcaacaATTTCCACTGTAACATCATATGCTCCAATATAAATGCAATCATCCCAGGTGGAAATCATTATCAtaaatgcaagggtgagctaacaacATCAGCATCCAAAAACACATATAATAGtacaattattataatacaatTATCTAATAATGTATAAGCTCACAACATCTATTTATTTCACAACACAAAACACATTGTTAATCCAAAGTCTTATCCAAATAAATCATGTCAACATCACCAATCACTATCGCTATATTTCATCTTTGTACTCCAACACACACAACTAGTTCACCAAAAATGGGATTACGCACCAACGTAAGACTTTTTCTTTCACCAAAACGGGCTCATGCACTAATGAAGGTCTTGCCTACAGGACCCATGCACCAATGCAGAACTTGCCCGTTCACCAAAACAGGGTCTGCTCACTAAAGCAAGGACTTCCTCACATCACAACTAAAAAGTACGTAGGACGACATACAATCCATTGTCTCAAACATAGTTAAGACAATAACATGGATTATCAAACAATAGTAATGAAAAATAGTTCAACCAACACTACAAACACTCCAAACAACTCGGCACATACACACAACAACTTGACAAACAAATCACACAACTTAGAAAGTAATTTAAACATTCGGCCTCACCTAGACTAGCTCGGCAAAGTGCTCAAAAAGTTGAACCAACACCATAGACACCTTAACCAGGTGCTAAAACCCTAAGCCGACCTAAACCACACTAAAAAACAATTTCCAAAACCCCAAAACTGAGGTCCCCAAACAACACAACCATACAACTCGACCGAAACACAAACAATACAaataacacctcaaacaactcGACCAACCTCACTAGGAAGACGGTTAACATAAAAACTCCCCCAAAATGACCGTAAGAACATTCAAATATGAGCTCTAGAACCTCGAGACTGATGCCAACTTGACCAAACACCTTGGCTAGCTTGACAACAACTCGGCTAACCCAGTTTCACACCCTATTTCTCCCATAATAGACCAACAAGGCATAAAAACATGGAAACACAACAagtattcatcaataaaatcataaaatataataataacaacataaGAAGCATATGAAAATCAACTATAGTAATGCATATAATTTGCCCATCCCTTAAACATCATTACCTCGTGTAAAACAACCCTAAAGAATGGCCTAGGTGTATATCAACATGGCATGACACATACATAACTTGGCAACCCCATAGCACATGTTATACTAACCTTAAAGCAATATGATATAACCCAATATGACCCCTACACAGCCCGATCTCAGAAAACAATAATCcaataaaaccatataatacATAAAATCATGTCTCATGTTCATACAACACGTAGAAACCCAAAAACTCTAAACCCattcataataaattacaaatataaggATGAACATAATTCAACAAAACACATGCAACACAATAACATTTGGTTAAAACAATTAACATGACTCACACGATACATACAATCACCTTCACGACACACACAACCAACAAAAAGGTCTTGCACTCACACATGAATCATACCATCACCTCTTGACCAATTTCTCTACTTGGACCAGTGTGTTCCAAACTAATAAATAGCACAAAAACAACTATATAATCCCTCTTTAACTCTTTTGAAAATTCCccaacatcataaaaaaataacaatcactTATATCATATACATACATTCACCGAacacatttaaattataataaattcatacaattattatttctaaatattcttaaattttcCAAATCTTACTATGCTCCACTCTGATAAAAAGAATAACTAATTACTTATGTTGGAAAAACGTTTTctaataatgattttaataattttagagttatttaatttataaagacTAATATACAcctcttcattcttcttttataagaattgttttttattcaagtaaaatattatttaattttttttatcttctcaaGTTCCTactaaattttatcatttttattaagatGAGTAAAAGTTGTAGggatttataaaatataataatggaTATTATGTAAGTATTGAGTAAATACTTTCTATTAGAATATATTGTGTTCCTATATATAAGTGAGTAGGGTTGAGAGACACACCTTTCTGCTATCACcttcctttctttcttactcCTGAATCACTTGCTCCATGTTTTTTGAGTCCAAACCGAGCGGTGAGTACCTGctaaagacactccgacgctcaagtcagatttTAATCAATGAacttaattcacaattaagtaTCAGAACTCAATTAAGCTAACCTTACTTTTGTAACTTACCCTCATATTTATAGGTATTTGGTGGACCTTAAATTGATGTTGGCCCAATATCATAGATATTTCGTGGACCTTAAATTGATGTTGGCCCACTAACACTAATGTTCACGCTGGCCCAATTACAGCTCAACACTTACAGGCCCACTTTTGCCTGTTTAACTATTAATTTAAAGATTACACTGAACGACCATAAATATATACCGTTGGGTTAACATATTATGTTTGTCATCGACGCGCTGACTTATTACTTAACTTACAGATCAGATATTATACCATACATATtgtatttttaaactttaagattaaaaatatttagtaattgAGTATCTCTCCAAATACACTATCTTATATCAATATAACTAAATTGTTTAGATAATGACAATTCATTTATTCgagtattataaaaatttaatctaaatacCTGAATATTCCAATTCGAGGAggtaaatttagtttttttatctcattcaataattaataaaaattacaaatctaGTTCCCtgtataatgacaatatttataaaatttttttatttgagtattatgaaaatttactCTAAATACCTAAATATCCTGGTTTGAGTTACTacaaatctattttttttatttcacactTTCTATAACTAATCaaaattaatacatttaatactaataataaagtaaaatattacaactttaaaataaaaagtatttatagaCAATAAAATctcaaactaaaattataaatttaacaacAGTTTTAAAAACACTATTATTAAGTGTTTCAAATAAATGattgaaattttcatttcaaaagtACTAATTATTCTAATCACAAGTATAAACGATAAAATTTTCACTTTCCACTCCGTAGTTCATAAATAAACCTAAACTAATTAAACCAACATTAAATGACATCAAAACGAGGGTGACAAAGTTCGTGTGAATGGTGATGCTTATAACCTACATAAACAGTTACCAATAGTAATTTAagagaatataaataaagactatatttatttttctatttttctctaattacTTATTTCCAACAATTATTTGCTTACCGGTGCATATAACTAGAGTGTTATAAAAGTCACAACTAGTTAGAATTAACAAGAGTACAACATAGAATCATCTTGTATTGATATAAGattaaaagaaacttttttCAAACATAAACTAATTCTTAAAAGTAACACCACctaatatatgtatttgttaGTTCAAAAAAAGTATAAACAAGATATAAGCAAAGAGAATAAAGGAAAGCATAATACTATCTATTATTTTGTGAATCACAACAACCACATTCGTCATCACATAATAGTaaacataacaaaagaaaaataatcaacCATAATTGTTGAATAGTTATgcacaagaaaataaaaaactgtaATGAAGAGTCAAATACAACATTTCTCCACCTTAACACTTCAATGCAGTTTGTACAACCACTCCCATGAAATCAAACATGACTAAAATCCACCATGCTTAAGCATTTTTCAAACTTATTTCTAGGTAACACTTTATTGGATATTCACTAGAGTCAATCTTCACCACTTCAATAACACTTGAATCAATCACATCTCTAATGAAATGTAGTTTAACATCAATATGTTTGGTCTTTGAATGATACATTTAATGGTTGGCTAGATGAATAGCACTTTGGCTATCACAAAATATCTGTACACTATTCTGTTTGAATCCAAGTTCAAAGAACATTTCCTTTAGCCATAAACCTTCTTTTACCCCTTCAACCAAAGCGTTATATTCTGCTTCTATGGTGGACAAAGCTACAACAGATTGTAGATTTTCCTTCTAACTCACAACTGTTCCAAACAGAGTAAATACATAACCTGAGAGAGATTTTCTAATATCAGGACATCCAGCATAGTCAGCATCAACAAAACCTTCAATGATGGATTTAAAATGAGTCTTTCTCTAATATAGAAGACCTGAGTTTAGAGATTCATTCACATATATGAGAATCACTTCAGAGCTTCCAATAGCATGTGCAGGTTCTGCCATGAACTTACTCACAACACTAATAGCATGTGCAAGATCTGGTCTAATGCATATCATTCCATACATAATGTTGCCTACTCCACAAGCATAAGGAATAGGTTCCATCTTCTTCCTATCATCATCAGACATGATGTCTTGACACCTTGAGAGTTTCATGTGATGGGCCAGAGGTGTGCTCACTGGTTTAGCTTTATACATTCTAAACCTTTCCACAATCTTCttcatataaatcttttaaGACAAAAATGAAGTACCTTGCGGCTTATATCTGATGATATCTAGTCCAAGAATTCGACTAGCTTTTCCACAATCCTTCATCTCGAATTCTGAATTCAGTGTATGCTTTAGATCATTAATCATCCCTTGGTCTTTGCTTGCTACTAgaatatcatctacatacaaTAATAGATACAACCAAACTCCCTTTTCGAGTATATAGACACAACTATCATAGCTACATCTCTTGAAGTTCAATTTCATTAAGAAGTCATCAAACTTCTTGTACCACTGCCTGAGACTTGTTTTAGACCATAAAATGATTTTTGCAAGAGGCATACCTTATCATCAAGTGCAAATCCCTCTGGTTGGCTCATATAGATTATTTCCTCTAAGTTTCCATGTAGGAAAGTAGTCTTGACATCCAATTGCTCCAGATATAAATCAAACAGGTTTACAATTGACATCAAAATTCTCACTGAACAATGTTTCACCACAGGTGCAAAAATCTCATTGTAATCCACACCTTCGACTTGAGTAAACCCCTTTGCCACCAATCTTCCTTAAATCGAGCCTTCTGAACTCCTGGAATCTCACCCTTCTTCTTGAAGATCCATTTGCATCCAATCACCTTTTGGCCCTTAGGTAAATTTACAAGTCTCCATGTGCTATTTACaagtataatatattaaatcaactTGTCCAAATCTCTGAGTTGGTTTGAAGATTCTTCTTTCCCTATCACGAACAAGTTGATAGTCATTGGTGGCTTGATTGGAAGATGAGTGCTCAATGTTACGTGATGAACTTTGTGGGCCATCATTAAGATCTTGTTGAGTTTTATCAATAGGAATGTCCACCTCAAATTGTAATTTCTCCATGCCTAATTCTTGGTTTAAAGTATGCACTCTCATCCTTGCTTCATCAAAGATTACATCTATGCTAATTATGAGTTTCGGTGGTTTTGGATCCAGCCTCCACAATCTGTATCCTTTAACACCTTCTGCATATCCATGGAACACACATTTCTCAGCCCTGGCTTCTAGCTTATCTTTCTTTACATGAGCATAAGCCAAAGCTCCAAACACCTTTATATTTGAGTAATTTGCAGGTTTACCACTCCAAACCTTCATTGGTGTTTTATTCTCTATGACAAATGATGGACTCTTACTTATCAGATAAACTGTTGTGTAGAAAAAATTacatcatcaacataaattttGACTTAAAAACTAGGACTGCCTTATTTTAGGATCTGATACGGATAGCTAAAGTAAGtgaattatagaaaataaactaATACCTGAACATTATATTATACATGTACTtgtttataatttcaatttttttaggttattttcaaagttatgttttaaaataaaagaaaattaccaagttaaaaatttgataatatacttattttttttataaattaagttcttttgttaattaaataattccaccgtattcacatattttatttaattttacaatgtaACCTATCACATTTCTAACGCGTTTtggttggaaaaaaaaaacaatgcacAAAGTAAATATtcattggaaaagaaaaaatctaAAGACAAGATTAAAGgttaacgaaaaaaaaaaagtgaatagattagttaaaatgttaataatctcacttaaaagttattaaaaagtaaaatgttttattatgaaataagtgattttttaaatttcttaaataaaaaaagtagcCAGCCCAAATTAGGTCGAAGGCCCATGTAACAGTAACCAAAACGAAGGGAAACCCTACTTAGACTCTGCCAACATTATATATTCAATTGTCGTCCTTGTCAAAACCCTAGTTTCGTATCTCTTATACTTCGCAAGCTGCAGCAGCAGCAGTTTCTAATCGATCCAGCAATGGCTGCTATGGATACCGGTGTTCAGGGCTGCATCTTATCCGTTTTGATTCTCCACGACGAGGAAATCTCAGTCACCGTGAGTTTACTATTTCCTTTTAAACCTTCTTCAATTATAATTCTACCTCAATCGTAGATCTCAATTTCTGTGTTCCTTTTCTAGGCCGAGAAGATCAACGCTTTGTTAAAGGCTGCCAATGTCTCCGTCGAGTCCTACTGGCCAAGCCTGTTCGCCAAACTCGCTCAGAATAAAAACATCGAAGACCTCATCTTGAACGCCGGTTCAGGCGGAGGTGCCGCCGTTGCTGTTGCCGCTCCCGCCGCCGGTGGTGCTGGTGCCGCTGCCGCGGCACCCGCTGCTGAGGAAAAGAAGGTAAAATGTCGTGAATATGTTGTTTACCGTGTGTTGCTAGCGAATGGTTAACTGCGTTCCGGTGAAACCTAACACTGTTGAAAATGGTTTGATGGT
This Vigna angularis cultivar LongXiaoDou No.4 chromosome 4, ASM1680809v1, whole genome shotgun sequence DNA region includes the following protein-coding sequences:
- the LOC108330688 gene encoding 60S acidic ribosomal protein P1; protein product: MAAMDTGVQGCILSVLILHDEEISVTAEKINALLKAANVSVESYWPSLFAKLAQNKNIEDLILNAGSGGGAAVAVAAPAAGGAGAAAAAPAAEEKKEEVKEESDDDMGFGLFD